A stretch of Microbacterium sp. 4R-513 DNA encodes these proteins:
- a CDS encoding cysteine desulfurase family protein: MTVYLDHAATTPLRPEARSAWLDATESLGNASSIHGSGQSARRLLEDARERLAATVDCDPIEMVFTSGGTEAVNLAVKGLWWARRPGTDAVVLPDGEHHATGDAVEWLVRHEGAELRPVRLEASGAIPVGAFGVSLEGAALATALVANNEVGTVNDAARLAEASAAASVPLHLDAVSAFGHVPVSFREWRGDASGSTGLVAMSVSAHKIGGPVGVGALVVSRHAAIAPMIHGGGQQRGLRAGTQDVPGAAAFAVAAELAVAERESEAARLAALRDRLVHVILSTVPGAEALGDPVQRLPGNAHVLFPGASGETLLFLLDQAGISVSTGSACQAGVPEPSHVVLALGRTDAEARQVLRLTLGRTSTDADVDAVLAALPAAVERARAAASGTPSGARS; encoded by the coding sequence ATGACCGTCTATCTGGATCACGCGGCGACCACCCCGCTGCGGCCCGAGGCACGCAGTGCCTGGCTCGATGCGACGGAGTCTCTCGGCAACGCCTCATCCATCCACGGATCCGGACAGTCGGCCCGGCGCCTCCTCGAGGATGCCCGCGAGCGGCTCGCCGCGACCGTCGACTGCGACCCCATCGAGATGGTCTTCACCTCCGGCGGAACCGAGGCCGTCAACCTCGCCGTGAAGGGCCTGTGGTGGGCGCGGCGGCCCGGCACCGACGCGGTGGTCCTACCGGACGGCGAACACCACGCGACGGGGGACGCGGTCGAGTGGCTCGTGCGGCACGAGGGCGCCGAGCTCCGACCCGTGCGGCTCGAAGCGTCCGGCGCCATCCCCGTCGGCGCGTTCGGCGTGTCGCTCGAGGGTGCGGCCCTCGCGACGGCCCTCGTCGCCAACAACGAGGTGGGGACGGTCAACGACGCGGCGAGGCTGGCCGAGGCATCCGCGGCGGCCTCCGTGCCTCTGCACCTCGACGCGGTGTCTGCGTTCGGCCATGTGCCCGTCTCGTTCCGGGAATGGCGGGGGGATGCCTCGGGCTCCACGGGCCTCGTCGCCATGAGCGTCTCGGCGCACAAGATCGGCGGTCCCGTCGGCGTCGGTGCGCTCGTGGTGTCACGCCACGCGGCGATCGCGCCCATGATCCACGGCGGAGGACAGCAGCGCGGGCTCCGCGCCGGGACGCAGGACGTGCCCGGCGCCGCGGCCTTCGCCGTCGCGGCCGAGCTCGCGGTCGCCGAGCGCGAGTCCGAGGCCGCGCGGCTCGCGGCGCTGCGGGACCGGCTCGTGCACGTCATCCTCTCGACCGTGCCGGGCGCCGAGGCGCTGGGCGACCCCGTGCAGCGGCTGCCGGGAAACGCACATGTGCTCTTCCCCGGCGCGAGCGGCGAGACGCTGCTGTTCCTCCTTGACCAGGCCGGGATCTCGGTCTCGACGGGGTCTGCGTGTCAGGCGGGCGTTCCCGAGCCGTCGCACGTCGTCCTGGCGCTCGGGAGGACGGATGCCGAGGCCCGCCAGGTCCTTCGACTGACGCTCGGCCGCACATCGACCGACGCGGACGTCGACGCCGTGCTCGCGGCTCTGCCCGCCGCTGTCGAGCGGGCGCGGGCCGCGGCATCCGGGACTCCCTCAGGCGCCCGCTCGTAG
- the glgX gene encoding glycogen debranching protein GlgX translates to MSSTDSLAITTSPGLLSEALDGMGVTLTPAGGRLRVWSDSADGVELVLFDDTDLDWITHTESLDPVGRGVWEVTTPLLHPGARYALRVQGPPGAGNMFNPRTLLIDPYAKGLVSGGYGDWRSAVVDGAFDWGGVPKPAVPLDRTIIYEGHVKGLSKRHPGVPPALHGTYAGLAHPAMIEHFLSLGVTTIELLPVHAFTTEPRLLQHHLANYWGYNSVNFFAPHAPYATDASRAQGPEGVLREFKGMVRLLHEAGLEVVLDVVYNHTSEAEIGGPRTSLRGIDNRRYYRQHPDGAYIDVTGCGNSVDTSTDAAARLVLDSLRYWANDVQIDGFRFDLATTLGRDASHAFTPDHPLLRAIQEDPQLAGVKKIAEPWDVGMGGWQTGNFGPGWHEWNDRYRDRVRNFWLSDIDYARRASTPPVGIGGFATRLAGSANTFSAERGPLASINFVTAHDGFTLRDLVSYDVKHNMGNGEQNRDGADTNRSFNHGAEGPTDDETILATRRRAMRNLMGTLLLSAGVPMITAGDEFGRTQRGNNNAYCHDSPLTWMPWDHAPWQKDLFAHVQRLIRLRQANPALRPSRFARPDQRTPSASVMEWYDEHGETMSIERWTNPAHRTLQYVATSTPEVEEFNRILLMVHGTERPIDVTLPEIEGVTRYVSLWSSAEETPGETERGYLPGEIVALPGTSMHLFRAE, encoded by the coding sequence ATGTCCTCCACGGACTCCCTCGCAATCACGACCTCACCCGGCCTTCTCAGTGAAGCACTCGACGGGATGGGGGTGACGCTCACGCCCGCCGGCGGACGGCTCCGCGTGTGGTCCGACAGCGCCGACGGCGTCGAGCTCGTGCTCTTCGATGACACGGACCTCGACTGGATCACGCACACCGAGTCGCTCGACCCGGTGGGCCGCGGAGTGTGGGAGGTGACGACCCCGCTCCTTCACCCGGGCGCCCGCTATGCCCTGCGCGTCCAGGGTCCGCCGGGTGCGGGGAACATGTTCAATCCGCGCACGCTCCTGATCGATCCCTACGCCAAGGGACTGGTGTCGGGCGGCTACGGGGATTGGCGGTCCGCCGTCGTGGACGGCGCCTTCGACTGGGGCGGCGTTCCCAAGCCGGCCGTGCCGCTCGACCGCACGATCATCTACGAGGGGCACGTCAAGGGGCTCTCCAAGCGGCATCCCGGCGTCCCACCGGCCCTGCACGGGACGTACGCCGGGCTGGCGCATCCCGCGATGATCGAGCACTTCCTGTCGCTCGGCGTCACGACGATCGAGCTGCTTCCCGTGCACGCCTTCACCACCGAGCCCCGACTGCTGCAGCATCACCTGGCGAACTACTGGGGCTACAACTCGGTCAACTTCTTCGCCCCGCACGCGCCGTACGCGACCGACGCGAGCCGCGCACAGGGTCCCGAGGGAGTGCTCCGGGAGTTCAAGGGCATGGTCAGGCTCCTGCACGAAGCGGGCCTCGAGGTCGTCCTCGACGTCGTCTACAACCACACCTCAGAGGCAGAGATCGGCGGACCGCGGACGAGCCTGCGCGGCATCGACAACCGCCGCTACTACCGCCAGCACCCGGATGGCGCCTACATCGACGTGACCGGCTGCGGCAATTCGGTCGACACGTCGACAGATGCCGCGGCCCGCCTGGTGCTCGACTCGCTGCGGTACTGGGCGAATGACGTGCAGATCGACGGCTTCCGGTTCGATCTCGCCACGACGTTGGGGCGGGATGCCTCGCACGCCTTCACCCCCGACCACCCGCTGCTGCGCGCGATCCAGGAGGACCCTCAGCTCGCCGGTGTCAAGAAGATCGCGGAGCCGTGGGATGTGGGCATGGGCGGCTGGCAGACCGGGAACTTCGGCCCCGGCTGGCACGAGTGGAACGACCGCTACCGCGATCGCGTCCGCAACTTCTGGCTGAGCGACATCGACTACGCCCGACGGGCCTCGACTCCTCCGGTGGGGATCGGCGGGTTCGCGACGCGCCTCGCCGGCTCTGCGAACACCTTCAGCGCCGAGCGCGGCCCGCTCGCGAGCATCAATTTCGTGACGGCTCACGACGGCTTCACGCTTCGGGACCTCGTGTCGTACGACGTCAAGCACAACATGGGCAACGGCGAGCAGAACCGCGACGGCGCCGACACCAACCGCTCCTTCAACCACGGCGCAGAGGGACCGACCGACGACGAGACGATCCTCGCCACGCGCCGCAGGGCAATGCGCAACCTGATGGGGACTCTGCTGCTCTCGGCGGGCGTCCCGATGATCACCGCGGGCGACGAATTCGGCCGCACGCAGCGAGGCAACAACAACGCCTACTGCCACGACTCCCCTCTGACGTGGATGCCGTGGGACCACGCCCCCTGGCAGAAGGACCTCTTCGCGCACGTGCAGCGGCTCATCCGGCTCCGCCAGGCGAACCCCGCGCTGCGCCCCAGCCGCTTCGCCCGGCCCGATCAGCGCACGCCCTCGGCATCCGTCATGGAGTGGTACGACGAGCATGGCGAGACCATGTCGATCGAGCGATGGACCAACCCCGCGCACCGCACGCTCCAGTACGTCGCGACCTCCACGCCCGAGGTCGAGGAGTTCAACCGCATCCTTCTGATGGTCCACGGAACCGAGCGCCCGATCGACGTGACGCTGCCCGAGATCGAAGGCGTGACGCGGTACGTCTCGCTGTGGTCGAGCGCTGAGGAGACGCCCGGCGAGACCGAGCGGGGCTATCTGCCAGGCGAGATCGTGGCCCTCCCGGGCACGTCGATGCACCTGTTCCGCGCGGAATGA